A region of Vanessa cardui chromosome 1, ilVanCard2.1, whole genome shotgun sequence DNA encodes the following proteins:
- the LOC124529794 gene encoding uncharacterized protein LOC124529794 translates to MEAIKDSLASMAEMFNTKMTAFQNDLQKTSTPLTTASLAADFNVFQSFILSALTTLQRQVEYLGKEIERQEMRRRRKMLLFHGVPEVKSEDLKARITSLVAEHLDLTNFASSSITTSYRLGRSSVKKPRPIVVKFAEQSIRNQVWYAKTKLKGSGITQSEFLTKSRHEVFLAARQRFGIGKCWTRDGWIHIIASDESQHRVESLAELDAISQQTPKSPTTVETSKSPVAKIPVARTKRVIKK, encoded by the coding sequence ATGGAGGCTATCAAAGATTCACTTGCATCAATGGCAGAGATGTTTAACACTAAGATGACAGCGTTTCAAAATGATCTGCAAAAAACATCCACTCCATTGACAACTGCTTCTCTGGCTGCGGACTTCAATGTATTCCAAAGTTTTATACTCTCTGCTTTGACCACCTTACAAAGGCAGGTTGAGTATCTCGGTAAGGAAATAGAGCGCCAGGAGATGAGGAGAAGGCGTAAGATGCTTCTTTTCCATGGGGTTCCTGAAGTGAAGTCTGAAGACTTGAAAGCGCGAATTACTAGTCTGGTTGCTGAGCATTTGGACTTAACTAACTTTGCCAGTTCAAGTATCACAACATCATATCGCCTAGGTCGCTCATCTGTTAAGAAGCCCAGACCTATTGTTGTGAAATTCGCGGAACAATCTATACGTAACCAGGTTTGGTATGCCAAAACGAAGCTCAAGGGCTCTGGAATTACTCAATCTGAGTTCTTAACCAAGTCCcgtcacgaggttttccttgcTGCCAGACAGCGTTTTGGCATTGGTAAGTGCTGGACCCGGGATGGCTGGATACATATTATTGCATCTGATGAGTCTCAGCATCGTGTGGAGTCTTTGGCGGAACTTGACGCTATTTCTCAACAAACACCGAAATCACCGACGACAGTAGAAACGAGTAAAAGTCCTGTGGCTAAAATTCCTGTTGCTCGAACGAAAAGGGTAATCAAGAAATAG